One Glycine max cultivar Williams 82 chromosome 1, Glycine_max_v4.0, whole genome shotgun sequence genomic window, CAGGAACAAATTGACCAGCTGGCACAGCAGTACCAAATGTGACCACAGCTAACGCATAAAACATAACCTGCAAGAAAATAGAGATAATAATCAAATCACAATATAAACATGTGACCACAGCATTCTTAATAAAACTTACATACATGCCTACCGTACAGATACTACATAATAGCACATACCAAAGTCCAAAATTTTCCATAATTATGACAAAGAAAATATCACAGAACTAATGTCCGATGTATGCCAAATCTAAATCAGTAAGCAAGAAAGCAATaccaaaaaagttaataaactttgAGAACTGtattcatttattgtttttgcACTGAACAAATTCCTTATGGCATCATCCTGAAACAAAAGAGTACTAAATTAATGtaatgtaaaaagaaaagaaaattaaaaaatcatgttcattCAAAACCTGTGTGTTGAAGAAAATAGTTGCAAGATCATTGTATTCCTTGTCTTTGCTACAAAAAAACTGCAAAACACACAGAATTACAATAGAATCAATCTCCAAAagtaattaaaaccaaaagtgTCATCTCAAGACtcaaatatcattaaaaataagttaaattcaAAAGAATATCTACTATTGCAACAGAAGGAAGAGGAGCAAAAGCTTTGGAAACAAGCATCAGGTGCCCTCTGGTTTCAGGCTCTTTTATTTTCAGGGAGTCTCCTCTGACATGCAGATAGAGatacttcttttttctttctttggttTGAGCATCTTTAAGCTAACTGtttttcaacttttcttttaaggactgtgattttttttatctaataaagtTTGTTGTTTTATCAAAAGAAGACTACATGAGGCAAGTATCACAATAAGAAACAAAAGCAAAGTTCTTTCGTGGTGACTTTATCCTTCATTCCCTCCCACTTTGAACTGTCATTGAGTATATAAAACATGAAGACTAGGATAACGATAAATGAAATTtagtacaaaaaaaattcaaacaaaaaaataagaagataaagCACATCAAAGAAACAATATAAAACCAAGGCTCTTACATTTACATAATTCCCATACATTCCAGGAGGTCTTGGACATTCAATACCAGATGCAGGATCAGAATCAGGGCAAGGACTACATTTTCTTAGAAGTGGCAAGCCAAATGAAATGGCTGATGTTAAAATGGATACAAGGCATGCTTCAATAATCTGCAGTTCATAGGAAAGGGGGAAATGAGTGATAAGTAAATAGATGAGAGAAGATAATGTACTGCaggcagaaaaagaaaaatatctttgagtattgaccagccctcttgatttttctgtattttaCAGAAGTAGAGTAGATAATAATCAGATCAAAATTAACAGCATACCTTGACCCTGTTCCCTTTCTTGTGAAGATGATTTCGACGCCAAGTGGTAATATAAAGTGTAAGTTGGTTGAATAAAGAGCCTGCAAATTATTGATACTATATTAACAAATGAACAAGTAAAATTCATGGTACAATTTAAGTACAAAATAAGGGCAAAATTTCCTACCTAGTAGGCCTCCAATAACCCCAATAATAGCCATTGGAAATAACTCCGCAAAGGAATAATCCTCTTGAccactaataataaaatcagtcaagaaaaggaaagaagaaaataaatatctcAATATTCATCTGACAGTGAAAAAGTTAATAGCTTAGATCTTAACTCTGATATATCCCAAATTATGAATCCACCGGACCCAAAGTGTCCACATTTTCCACTCTTACACCACCCCATTGCAGCTCGGACCACAACAGCCACAACAGCCGAAGTGAAGAAGACACGCCACATGAGTTGACTCCTCCACCTTCAAGAGCACAGGCAACAAAATTTAAGTACAAAAGCAATAAACAAATACCAGTAGAACAGACACCACTATCTTTACTGCACATGCTTCTATGCAAACAGAATCTTtgatcaagaaataaaaatcctTACCAAGATGTAACCTCTTCCAAAGCAAACAATACACCACCAACTGGAGCTCTAAATgctgcagcaactccagctgcACATCCACAGGTTACCTTTTAAGACATCAATGAAATTATAAATGAGCATTTTATTCTTCCACATTTAGGGTTGGAGTAGAATCGATGAACTGGAGATCATTGCCATTTTGGCAAAGGTGGGGGTGGGGAATCATGGAATACTATACACAAAGGTACATTCTTTGCTATAATCTGGTAAAAACTAGTAGATTAAAAGGAACAAAGTGGTTTACAAGATCACGACGATCCCGGTCACTTTTGAATACTTGAAACCACCTCGAATTTAGATGATACTTAGTAGATCCACCCTGCTCAAGGCATGACATCAAAGATTATTCAGTTTCTTGCTTGCATAGATATGCATACATGCAcacaataaaaatcacacaaaaagCTCAAGTTCAGAAATTGAATCCCTTTAGGATGATAAATGTTGTTACCACCTTATCAAAAAATGGATATTTATAACATAGAAGAGTAAACGATACAGAACACAGTACATCACCTGTGTAATATAAACACATTAAATTGGCTATGAAAAAAGAACTATGCATACTTAAAATGCTTCTCAAATTACAAATACATTGCCTTggaaaattaaacttcttcCTGTATGTGTTCAGACAGTTTAGACACAAATCAGCTGGCCCAATCATTAAATTAGGACTAGAATCAGGCCAGCCCATTCACTACTTCCAAGCAGGAATTGGGGTAGCCTTGTCACTACTTTTGGACTGAAACTAGGCTAGTCCAATCAATAATTTCTGGCTGAAGTCAACCCACCCTGATATGTTCATCATTTTAGAAGAGAAAGGAATAGCCAAAGCTAAGGTAATGCACTGAGGATTATTTTGGTAATTTGTGCTGAATCTGCAGATGCTGAGTACAAAACATAGATCATTTAAATGGTtcattaaaacataataaacacTTCAGGTGGTATTGATATAACTTTATAGTCTCATTTAATTATATAGGTTAAATGGAGTATTGAGAAAGAGATATTTGTAAGGTCTCATGCATCTACTCTCTGAATAGACTACAGTTAGCTTACTAGCATATATTGAGTAGTAAGTACTTACTTGTCCAAGCAAAGAAGCAATACAAGCACCAGTATGGACAAGAGGACCTTCTTTACCAAGAGCAAGGCCTCCACCCACTGAACCAATGCTTCCAAATATCTGAAGCAAATAAGAATCTCGCAATTAGACAGAAACATTTCTGAAAAGAACAACCCCCAAACCCATGTGGCATTGAAAGGGAAGGGGAACAAAAAGTAATCCATCACACCTTTCCAATTAGAGTTCTGAAAAGAAGGATGCCATGAATATCAACTCCTGAACATAAATGAGAATCAGCACTCTCAGTCTACTAGAAATTTTACAGGATCAACATTCAACACAAATCCAAAAACCTCGAAAGAGATTATCTCACCATTTAAGTAACCCTTGATTTCAGGAATACCAGATCCAGCAGCTGCTGGTGCAAATTGTGTGATAATATATACAGAGGAAAACACCAAAGCCAAGTTGATCAGGACATATACAACAAATCCAGCAATATATGATTTCTGAATTATATTAAATGTCACTGAGAACTTCCAGCCAGCAAAATTTTCAACAGCAATATTGATGAAAACAGCAGCAAGTCCTGTACCtgcaaccaataaaaaaatatgcataaaaaCAAATTTCTGAAAGTGGTATGAGGATAGTCTGAACCAGACTGAAGGTGTGCTTGGTAAAATTGGAAGATTCAACACCAAAAATCACCAAATTCTTGGTTAACTTAGTCTTATATGTGTGCTACAATAAACAGTAGATGCTGTAGCCTGTAGTAAAGGAAACTAGtctcaataaataattaaaataattttctgcgAAAGAATTCTAGGACCACTTGTATAAGACATTTTcacacaaataacaaaatttcagCACTCAGTTGAGCTTTAAAACAAGTTCAAACTCAAGCTTTGAGTTGACATCTTATTGTTGAACCTAaatgaataacaaaattatacaaCTTTCCCTAATGCTTGCCTGCATATTAAAGACACTagctaaagaaagaaaatatagttcgccattaagaaaaactaactaaAGCACCGCAAAAAGTTGAAACCAAAAGGCACGTTGGCAAAGAAACAACACTTTCAAAACTGCGATCAAATTGAAGGACGTACAAATGCCAATGAGCAAGGCAAAGAACCATTTCACCACCAGCAAATAGCTCACATACAGCTTCCCCCTCTGCGCCTACAAATCTCAAAGCACAGCACAATATCATTTCATAACTGAAGAagcataataattaagaaaaatcaatgAATGAAACAGAATAATAGTTAAAACCTGTTCCTCACGATAAGCAAAATTCTCAATGACTTCATAGTCAAGGCTCTCGACACCGCCTCCGTCGTTCTTCTTAAGGATGCCAACGGCGTCGTCGAGGAGCTGCGATTCTTCCGAATTAGGAATCCGCGACCAAACGAGCCTCGCCGTTTCGATGCCGTTTTGGAAATGATTGGACAGCATCGTCGGTCGATCGGAACCGAAACTCAAAACCTAGAACACAATTCCGAAACCTGCGCGTCGTTTGGTTATGGTAGATTCAGTCGCGCATGGGAAACGTAACGGATCGAGTGCGAAGCAGCAGTGTCGTACAGCAGTCTCTTCCTTCAGTGTTGTTCCGTCGTTTTCCCTTTCAATGGTGCCTGCGTGCGTGCGTGCTTTGGTTCGTTCTTTCTTGTCCTCACCGTGTATTAGAAACAAAAAGCACAGAACAATTTTCCAATACGGATACGCCTACGTTACGGAGTTTTCAACTTCGTTGTTGTGAACACAAACAAACGGTATCAACGGATGGGGGTTTTGGTATCCTGAGATCGCACGCTTATCGCGGAGTTCTGCCTTGGATAAGTAATTCAAGTCCACTTTCTGTTGACAACaagttaatcattttttttattactgatTCGATTAATCAAATCATTAGTTGGGGTATTAAAATAGATGCCACCCTTTTTGTGTTGGTGGACATTCGTATTTCGTGGTTCACAGCCAAGAAATGTTTTACACTTTTACTAGTACTATTTCTCAGGGGGCAGCCAAATAAATCTTACTACGTTCTCAAAAAACGGCTTAATTGGAGGCAGGGATTACAGTAAGtttgaagaattaaaataaaatctcaaggTACTAACGTGAAACTAACTAAATTGCATATTACTTCCTTGATGTTTGGGTTCCGCGTGAATTAGATCTtgaaatttaattcataaaaaaatcttgaaatttaaaaacttgtAAATCAGTTTCCTAACGTTTATAAACAGTATAAAATACGTTTTATATTAGAGAAATGGTTAACTCTTAACGATAAATGatagttttgaattttgacatTATATAATTAAGCACATCacggtttcattttttttaaaacaaatatatatatatatatatatatatatatatatatatataataatgataataataataataataaccacCCCTTAGTTTTATAACcgcccaaaaataatgataacTAAAGTTTCTCCTTATTTCCAAATTTCCTATTCTTTCTCAATAATCCACTtcctattcttatttttaaatttactatTCTTTTCCTATTAGATGAGTATTTTATAACATTGTTTAGTTAAGATTTACTAATTTAGAGATTTTATCTATTCTCTTGTTCTTTTACTTTAAATGTTTAGATCATGTAAAAAATACGATAATTAATTCTCCAAACTGCATTAGAAGGCGTTGATTACGTTCTTTCGAGTgaataactaatttatttagcggttggaatttattttgagattttgataaaaatataagaatgaatattggattatttatttattttatttacggTGAGTTCATGATTAATTATCGTTCGTTCTGCAACAAGATCATGTAATCtatgttcaatcagagattattacataatttatataaatatatagtacCCGTTCTATTTCAAccccattaattttatttatattaaaatttacccTATTCACAAATCAAGTGATTCAAATATGTAAGCAAATACAATTTAGCTCTCACAAATCAATCCAACATAATTGATGGTGAACACAAAATCATATCATAATTACCATATtacgattaaaaaaaaaaaaaagtttgtattcCTTAACGCCTGTATCACCCAATTACACTCATAAAACTTATTGTGAAGATTTTTAGCCAAAACACTGACAACTTTTAGTCTAAACACAATGATTTttctaatgaaaaaagaaacatgttttttctttgattataacattagtatgaaatatatattaatttttttataactaatttctatgcaaaaaattaattaatcatttttaatgaaattttattttttgatcatatttttttttcattcacttaACCtgaacataaattttatttaaaaaaattaaattcagtaTTGCTTGGATCATTCATTTATTGCAATAGAAACATGTTTTAAAAGGTAGAAGCTACAACTATTATTAACTTCTTAGGTGAAGGCTAGAGTTTTATCCATCAGATGAATTTGATCCTTATCCAACTCTCTTCGCACCCTATTATTTCTCTTCCAACTTGATCATTGCCTCCCGCCGGAGGTGATTTTCGATGGCGGCGTTCGGCTTTCCTCACCACCCCGACCACCCAGCATCAGAGTCGTGGACCACCTGGTAGTATGAAAACGATGTCACATTAACTTACCCCTAAAACGAGAGCTTTTCACTGCCGAAATCGAGCAAACCAGCGGCGTCGACAAATAATCCTTCACTGTTGCGGTAACATCCATCACTGTTCTGTTGCCACACTCGGAGAGGTCCATGGATTTGCATTATGGCGCATCACGATGTATCGACACGTGAGAGGAGGACAAAACCAAGTCAAAAATCAGGTTGGATTGTCGTATCATTTGAAGAATAACCTGCAATTTCTTGATatcaaattttacaatttctAAGAAACCGTTATCATTGGTGTTGTGTTTCTAAATGCAAGAGAAATTTGTAGGTGGAAAAAATTTGGAACTGGATCGTCAAGTTTCTTGCTGATGGTTGGAGGTGATAGGTCAAAtatgaagaaggaaaaataaattagaacgCGATTTGGCACAAGCATTGTTCCCTGAATTTATTTGAATATGGGTATGTTGATCTGCTTGGTAACTTTGGAGTAGTTTCTACTCTCATGTATCGGAGACTCTGCATGCTCTCTATTGTTGTTGAGCTTCGATGGTATCTTTGGCTGAAAGGATATCAGTTTGTATAAGAAAACACTTATTGGCaggaattttaataaaataatgataagtCATAAGACGCAGTCAAaaccatcaacattttttttgttcccCTTATTTCCACTCTTTTTTAAGTAGTGATTGTGGGATCATatcatttcattaattaataacaataacattTATACAATCAAAAGTGTTATGAAAATCTTGTGAACTAGCATAGGATCTAGACGTTCTAGCTTAGGAGTGAAGAGTTAGATTTACTTGTTTACGTACTAAATTCACATAAGAGTTGTTAATCAAACGCAGCTCATGCTTACAAATGGATAAAATAAAGCATGTTTCACTAGTATTCAAACTTTGGGAGGCTAGGACAGCATCATGTCATAAACTTGCTTGCAGTAAAAAATGAGTCCTTTTTATTAGGTGATATACTGGCTTTGTTACGATCAACCATTATAGTCTAAAGTCTAGGTGTGAGTTCAATTCATGTAACACCTCATCTAAGAATGGCATTACGATCGATGGCCTAAGTGGTGACCTTGAACAAGTTATTTGTGTTGGATCAATGTGTAATGATATCGATcgacttaaattatttttcacgaACTAGGACTagtctaaattaattaattttttttctctacgcAAATAATTGATACTGAATTTTACATGCATAAATAAGGGTGCAGTCAGGAGGGAGTTAGTAGGGCTACGAGCAgtcctattttttatattaaatttttataaagttatttttgtgaCCCTTCTCCTCtgtcttaaaatatataaaacattaactttatccatttaatatttttttcatatcttaTCCTTATTATCAATacattatatatttcttttactcatacaaaaaaatgtttgtcataaattaattttcgtTTACATATATTATGCAAATAGaacttttatgttttatttttactaaatcataattttttagtcTTGATACTCTTAAATCCGAGGGCGAgtcctggtgcagcggtaaagttgtgccttggtgacttgttggtcatgggttcaaatccggaaacagtctctttacatatgcaagggtaaggctgaagagcctctgggcaatgggtaGAAAGTTTTTTATACTCTTAAATCCAAATTTTAGCTCCCACCACTGTGCACAAGGCATAGGGGAAAAAAAGAAGTGCCGGACGATGAAAGCAAAATGCCATGCAGCAGCCGTCTGGCTCATTGTTTTCATCCCCAATTTAGTCATTTCTCTCTAAAACAAATATTACAGCTATTCCCAAGTAATGCAGTTGggatatattatatgtatagtCCCTATACCATACGCATTATTAATTAGATGATTTTGCAAAttggatttatatatatattagccaTATGTGAAAATTGATCATCATTGATCATGGTGGCATGTTGCAGTATGAGGTGTTCCAAAGGGCTTAAAATCTGCTGTGGTGTCACTGCCCTTCTTctaattatattaatagtaGTACTGGTGGTCTTGTTCTTCACTATCTTCAAGCCTAAAGACCCCGACATTGTTCTGCAGTCAGTTAAGCTTGACGGTTTCAAACTTGAAGTCTTCCCAACTCTGAAACTAAACGTATCACTAGGCATAGTGGTGACGGTTGAAAACCCAAACCATGGAAGCTTTACCTACCAGAACAGCACAGCTTTTCTTTACTATCGAGGAAATCTTGTTGCTGAGGCTCCACTACACCAGGACACAATTCCAGCTCGTAACGATCATAATATAAGCACATCTTTGACTATTTTTGTAGATCTCACAAAATTTAAGGATTTACCCAGTGATTATTCCGGGGGCGTTATAAATTTTACCTCAACAACCACCTTACTGGGGAAAGTCAAGGTATTGGACCTTTTCAAGATCAAGGCCACTAGTTACTCCACCTGTGATCTCTCTCTATTCGTAAATGACCAAACCATCAATTCTACGTGCAACTCTGAAATCAAATTctgacattttctttttctctaatgctataattattaattacaattcgtcttttttttttgctgcttATAGCTAGCATTGATATCACATAAGCACATCTTTGACTctttttgcatatttcacaaaatattgCTCCATGCTGTTGTGTATATCTTCAACTTTCTTATTTACACCAATAAGTTCATGAAAGATTGGCAATTGTGTGAATATATTGTCAAAAGTCTattgaaaacattttcttttctatttgctATGTCCTTAGTTCACTCAtttttagcttttaatttttaagtgtgTTTAGGAGCCCGTTATGTTCAATGTAGctaaattctttttttcaattcatcAGAAAAATCCCTTCTCCATTTAGTGCTTCGAAATGCGCAAACAGATGTTGTGAAGCTTTCTAAGGTTAATCTAAACACACCCTAAAACCAAAAGAAATGATAAACAACACACTACAAATTAAACATACCCTAAAAccaaaaggaaatgaaaaaaaatgctatAAGCATTATGTTGATGTGTGTTGTGAAATTCGTGGACCACTAAATGTtagtaatatgttttttagatcacgaatatttttttttatattaaatgtgaATTTTCTATATAGTTCTGTtagaattaagaaaataaatatacctgttttaatataacttaaataaaactctcataataataaaatataatgttaaatCATATGTtgtttactaatatatataatgtaatatGCTTGACAAATAATCTTAATTACCTCTTAAGTACTATTAATATAACTGAATTCAAGATTAAGGAAATTTATagtaatttacatatttaattaattgagttaaattttattacaaattatttcttAAGTATACAGTTAAAGGTATGAAGGAGTTTGTCATAttttatgttactttttttttatttaataatttaatataattttatttatagatttatataaataaattatatgtcccactttcttttttcaattattggttgaaattttgagagaattaatttaaataattgataaactatGCAAATCGAatgcaaataattaaaattaagaggGTAGAATCGtgtataaaatgaaattaattaagagaTTGAACATAactaaatcttaattttttatttaaagtctCAATTATTTATGCactcaaaatattttgaaaaaattactttattttgctgaattttaaaattttaattttgtttcatatatgtaaattatttatatttttactttgtttaaaattaattatacaaattttattataatttcaagtattttattttcctacatttatttaattatatacatatGTGTGTTAGATAATGTACAAAATATTTCTTAGCAGTATGTATGAATCTGCTTGCGGTGCGGAATTAGTATAGTATGCTGAGactttattttgttgataatcttacatatttttttaaaaaaaatatttttcgttcttctaaatcttttttatttttaattattgtaaattatatttgttttattcttcACTCTTATATCACTTTAGAAAACTTTTTTACtgtttaaaacattatttaaaatgttttgggactaaaaaaataaatataattggtaagaactaaaaaaaattgtaagaatgaaaaataaaaaaacactaaattataaaaattaaaaaagtatttaaacctTTACGAGGATAAAACTTTCTTCACTTCTACTGTTGCTTGGTGCACTTCCCATTCATTCATTACATGATGTAAAACTCATTCTAATTTTGAAATCGACTTTCCATAATACAATAGACAATAAGAAGTGCAAGAAGTAATACTGGGATGAAGGAATCAACAACCCTTTTATAATATTAGTCTATGATTCAATGATTTGGCAGATTCgaattttgaacaaaaaaatcaaagcaAATATTATATCCACTCTCTTTATATATTAATACACTCTTCTCAAAATTTTCCCAAATTAtccttaaaatacatttttccatctctttctttcccaatttaattattttccaaaatatataTGCCTCCCCTCCGTGTAACTCTTTCAACAACAGAAGGACGTGGTAGCACAAAACTAAATCCCACACGGCCTCTGAGTGCCGCTGCACACCACCACATTGGACGACACTCCAGGATCCTCAACCCCAACCCCTTTTAAAAGCCGTCACTCATTCTCGTTCCCAACCCAAGGAGAGTAGGAGGAGGCCGCGGAGGTTGGGCCCCGCGATGGAGCCCATTAATTTGGCGAGAGAAGAGGGTGTTTGGGTGAGAGAGAAGgggaagagggagaaggaaggaGAGAGGAGCAGAGGGtttgtcacatttttttatcagttaataaaaaataaaaattaaatttttaaataatttgaataataaaaaataatgtgaaattttttatgACGAGTTATAATTAGGCgttgatgatataatattttatttgttatgttattgtttCACATGATGGGACTAATCACATATATTAaagtaaaacataaaaagtaatAACCTGTAtcttttatatgaaaaatatatttaagtgatTTAATTATTCCTACATCATGGTTTTTACTCTCGAACAAGGCAACAGGTGTTTGTTATTCATGGATGATGCGGCATAACTCTTAAAAGAGATGTCTATcttatcaaatataaataattgattcaCATGCATTTCAAGGTATGTCGGTTGAAGATGGGAAGGGTGTAGGTATTACATGATGAGCTAAGATGAAGGGTATCTTAAAGGCCAACAATatagaagatttttttattttgtatatgatCCCCATCATATTAGTCTAGTTTCGTTTACCTTGTCATAGATGAATTCCTTACCGAAAACATAATGAGAAATCGGAGGACTAAACAATCATATAAGGAAGAAATAGTCACATTGTTGTTtgctgaaaataattaattaaattggagAGAAAGAGTTATATGGAAGGGGGAGGGAGTGTACagtttttggaaaataattaaataaggcGATAAAGAGACCGGAGTTTGAggaaaaaattgagaaagagGAGTATATTAGTATATATAGGAAGTGGATATATCAATTGCCAAAATTAATCAGTACGAATTAAAATACAGTCCTCTTAAAATTGCTAAGAGTCGATTTGCAAATTGCAATGGACTCGTATTGGAGGTTGGCACAATCCCCTCTGGCAAAAAATGCTCCATATCTCGAGTTCTCTGTTCGCCCTTTGACTTCTGCAGGTGctttaaattcatttaaactACCACTTATCTACATTACTAAAATAGTAGCagtatatttatattgaaaagtataaaaaatatttttctacctttaaaacaaagaaattaattCGTCAAATTCGATAATCCAAATTCCAAATTGAACAACCAatgaattttcatttcttttcatcCCAAATCAGATCTCTTTCTCGTACCAATAATACCATACTCTTAATTTTTAAACCAAAGGtagttagaaaaagaaaagcccGTAATTGCTAGCACGATGATACAATAAGAACATGGTAGAAATAGAACATAACATTATTACATTACGAATGCGATGCTCAAAAGtctaatatattcaaatttaatcATAAGCGAACGTGCAGGATCTGAAGCCAAGCAGGCCCACCAAACTTTATCACTGGACCTGCTTTCTTAACCCACACTAACCTAGCATGCGCACAGCAACAACACTTGCTAATTATTATacctatttac contains:
- the LOC100811908 gene encoding chloride channel protein CLC-d isoform X1 → MLSNHFQNGIETARLVWSRIPNSEESQLLDDAVGILKKNDGGGVESLDYEVIENFAYREEQAQRGKLYVSYLLVVKWFFALLIGICTGLAAVFINIAVENFAGWKFSVTFNIIQKSYIAGFVVYVLINLALVFSSVYIITQFAPAAAGSGIPEIKGYLNGVDIHGILLFRTLIGKIFGSIGSVGGGLALGKEGPLVHTGACIASLLGQGGSTKYHLNSRWFQVFKSDRDRRDLVTCGCAAGVAAAFRAPVGGVLFALEEVTSWWRSQLMWRVFFTSAVVAVVVRAAMGWCKSGKCGHFGSGGFIIWDISDGQEDYSFAELFPMAIIGVIGGLLGSLFNQLTLYITTWRRNHLHKKGNRVKIIEACLVSILTSAISFGLPLLRKCSPCPDSDPASGIECPRPPGMYGNYVNFFCSKDKEYNDLATIFFNTQDDAIRNLFSAKTINEYSSQSLLTFLVMFYALAVVTFGTAVPAGQFVPGIMIGSTYGRLVGMFVVKYYRKLNIEEGTYALLGAASFLGGSMRMTVSLCVIMVEISNNLKFLPLIMLVLLISKAVGDAFNEGIYEEQAQLRGIPLLESRPKYEMRNMTAKEACGSGRVVSFPRVVKVSDVVSILRSNKHNGFPVIDHTRSGEPLVIGLVLRSHLLVILQSKVDFQHSPLPSDPRGGGRSIRHDSGEFAKPVSSKGICIDDIHLSSDDLEMYIDLAPFLNPSPYIVPEDMSLTKVYNLFRQLGLRHLFVVPRPSRVLGLITRKDLLIEDKENVNTLELQSTSVSRIPHQNKRLMTRNIDVEHPLLSGLLQNQIPD
- the LOC100811908 gene encoding chloride channel protein CLC-d isoform X4; its protein translation is MLSNHFQNGIETARLVWSRIPNSEESQLLDDAVGILKKNDGGGVESLDYEVIENFAYREEQAQRGKLYVSYLLVVKWFFALLIGICTGLAAVFINIAVENFAGWKFSVTFNIIQKSYIAGFVVYVLINLALVFSSVYIITQFAPAAAGSGIPEIKGYLNGVDIHGILLFRTLIGKIFGSIGSVGGGLALGKEGPLVHTGACIASLLGQGGSTKYHLNSRWFQVFKSDRDRRDLVTCGCAAGVAAAFRAPVGGVLFALEEVTSWWRSQLMWRVFFTSAVVAVVVRAAMGWCKSGKCGHFGSGGFIIWDISDGQEDYSFAELFPMAIIGVIGGLLGSLFNQLTLYITTWRRNHLHKKGNRVKIIEACLVSILTSAISFGLPLLRKCSPCPDSDPASGIECPRPPGMYGNYVNFFCSKDKEYNDLATIFFNTQDDAIRNLFSAKTINEYSSQSLLTFLVMFYALAVVTFGTAVPAGQFVPGIMIGSTYGRLVGMFVVKYYRKLNIEEGTYALLGAASFLGGSMRMTVSLCVIMVEISNNLKFLPLIMLVLLISKAVGDAFNEGIYEEQAQLRGIPLLESRPKYEMRNMTAKEACGSGRVVSFPRVVKVSDVVSILRSNKHNGFPVIDHTRSGEPLVIGLVLRSHLLVILQSKVDFQHSPLPSDPRGGGRSIRHDSGEFAKPVSSKGICIDDIHLSSDDLEMYIDLAPFLNPSPYIVPEDMSLTKVYNLFRQLGLRHLFVVPRPSRVLGLITRKDLLIEDKENVNTLELQSTSNSASE
- the LOC100811908 gene encoding chloride channel protein CLC-d isoform X3, yielding MLSNHFQNGIETARLVWSRIPNSEESQLLDDAVGILKKNDGGGVESLDYEVIENFAYREEQAQRGKLYVSYLLVVKWFFALLIGICTGLAAVFINIAVENFAGWKFSVTFNIIQKSYIAGFVVYVLINLALVFSSVYIITQFAPAAAGSGIPEIKGYLNGVDIHGILLFRTLIGKIFGSIGSVGGGLALGKEGPLVHTGACIASLLGQGGSTKYHLNSRWFQVFKSDRDRRDLVTCGCAAGVAAAFRAPVGGVLFALEEVTSWWRSQLMWRVFFTSAVVAVVVRAAMGWCKSGKCGHFGSGGFIIWDISDGQEDYSFAELFPMAIIGVIGGLLGSLFNQLTLYITTWRRNHLHKKGNRVKIIEACLVSILTSAISFGLPLLRKCSPCPDSDPASGIECPRPPGMYGNYVNFFCSKDKEYNDLATIFFNTQDDAIRNLFSAKTINEYSSQSLLTFLVMFYALAVVTFGTAVPAGQFVPGIMIGSTYGRLVGMFVVKYYRKLNIEEGTYALLGAASFLGGSMRMTVSLCVIMVEISNNLKFLPLIMLVLLISKAVGDAFNEGIYEEQAQLRGIPLLESRPKYEMRNMTAKEACGSGRVVSFPRVVKVSDVVSILRSNKHNGFPVIDHTRSGEPLVIGLVLRSHLLVILQSKVDFQHSPLPSDPRGGGRSIRHDSGEFAKPVSSKGICIDDIHLSSDDLEMYIDLAPFLNPSPYIVPEDMSLTKVYNLFRQLGLRHLFVVPRPSRVLGLITRKDLLIEDKENVNTLELQSTSQNSASE